The genomic segment GTCGATACGGTCCGCCTGTGGTTCAACTGATGGGCATCGTTCGTCAGCTCTCGCGCCGTCGGCGCAAGGTAGGTGCCGATGCCTGAGGAGCGCCAGAGCCTGCTCGAATTTCCCTGTGCCTTTCCGATCAAGATCATGGGCCGCTCCGAGGACGGATTCGCCCAGGCAGTGTTGGAGATGGTGTTGCGGCATGCGCCGGATTTCGACGCGGCGACAATGGAGATGCGCGCCTCGAGCGCCGGCAGGTACCTGGGCCTGACGTGCACGATCAACGCCGTCAGCCGCGAACAGCTGGACTTGCTGTATCGCGAACTGAGTGCGCATCGGTTGGTAAAGCTGGTGTTGTGAGCGACGGCGAAGCGCGGCAGCTGTCGCCGATCGGTCAGAGGCCGCTGCTGCTGCGTCACCTCGGGTGCCGCAGCTACCCGGAGACATGGCAGGAGATGGTGGCGTTCACGGCCGCGCGCGACGCGGCGACCGGCGACGAGCTCTGGTCCTGCGAACACCCGCCGGTTTTTACTCTGGGCCAGGCCGGCCGGCCCGAGCACCTCCTGTTCGACTCTGGAATCCCGCTGCTGCGAACCGATCGCGGCGGGCAGATCACCTATCATGGTCCGGGCCAGGTCGTGATCTACCTCCTGATCGACCTTGCACGGCGCCGGCTGAAGGTGCGTGAGCTGGTGGTCATGATCGAGCAGGCGGTGATCGAACTGCTGGCGGAGAATGGCGTCGCCGCCGCACGTCATGCCGGCGCGCCCGGAGTCTACGTCGGCGCGGCCAAGGTCGCCGCCCTCGGTCTGCGCGTGCGGCGGAACTGCTGCTACCATGGCGTCAGCCTCAACGTCGACATGGATCTGTCGCCCTTTGCGGCGATCAACCCCTGTGGCTTCCCCGGCCTGTCGGTGACGCAGACCAGCGATCTCGGCATCGCGCTGACCCCCGCGCAGGCGGCGACGGCGTTGGCCGGACACCTCGCGAGACAACTGGAGCACAAGCAATGAGCACCCGCAACGCCGGACAGGCCGGCAACGGATCGACGGTGGTCGCCGGCGTCAAGGAAAAGGGTGAACTGAAAACCGCCCGCATCCCGATCAAGATCGTTTCCCAGGAACCACAGCGCAAGCCCGCCTGGATCCGGGTCAAGGCCGGAAACGACAGCGGTCGCTTTGGCGAGATCAAGCGGATGCTGCGCGAGCAGAAGCTGCAT from the Accumulibacter sp. genome contains:
- a CDS encoding YbeD family protein gives rise to the protein MPEERQSLLEFPCAFPIKIMGRSEDGFAQAVLEMVLRHAPDFDAATMEMRASSAGRYLGLTCTINAVSREQLDLLYRELSAHRLVKLVL
- the lipB gene encoding lipoyl(octanoyl) transferase LipB produces the protein MVAFTAARDAATGDELWSCEHPPVFTLGQAGRPEHLLFDSGIPLLRTDRGGQITYHGPGQVVIYLLIDLARRRLKVRELVVMIEQAVIELLAENGVAAARHAGAPGVYVGAAKVAALGLRVRRNCCYHGVSLNVDMDLSPFAAINPCGFPGLSVTQTSDLGIALTPAQAATALAGHLARQLEHKQ